From the genome of Solanum lycopersicum chromosome 12, SLM_r2.1:
ACAGAGAAAGTAATACTAATAGAGATCCTAAGAATTCTAAAAGTTGTTTTGTTTCCTCTCAACCTatttctttacaccaaaaataggGAGAAACAATGCAGTTCCAGTTAACCTTATTAACGGAATTGAATTTATCGTCAAAATTTCTACTTTTCCTCTCTCGATATCGTCCACCATATGCAATGTGGGATTAGTCTCCACCGTGCCTTCTGTCTCTTATTGCCCCCTTTTCTAATCCAGCAACTCAACAGGTCTGTGTGTGTTCAGGCATAGTCCACTTTGTTTGTGAGGTTGAGAAATATGGCCCAAGCCTGTTAAATGTGTTGTGAAACCGTAACGCAACAATAAGTGGTTATTGGTCTCTTTTATCTTCCCATATAACGAACACCAAGATACTAGACTCTTCTAGCAACCAGCCATGTAAAACATTTTAACTTGGTTGGTGGCTTGGTGCTAAGTTTCTCCACACCTTCCTCCACAAACTTTGCTGGCTCTTATCTTCTTCAGGACTTCATGGGTCAGGCAGTCCCTTCTAGCAACCAATCATGTAAAACATTTTATCTTGGTTGGTGCTAAGTGTCTCCACAACCAAAATCTTTGTTGTTTCttctattttgattgttttctattttatagGCCCTATTGATAGTGAAAGTGTCATCTTCATTGTGTAAACTGTAAGTCTGTAACCATCGCTGAATCAGGAACAGTTGGTGCCGGGGAATTCCCTGTTTCTACTAGCAGTTTGGCTGCTCTCTCTACATCTCAATCGTTCAGTAGAATCTGCTGAAGGAAAGATTCTGCCCCTGTATTATCCAGCAGTTCTTGATCTTTGCCTCTAGGTTATTGCATAGCATGAACAGATCGTCCATCAAAGGTATCTATTTATCCCAGCAACTCCCCAGAATTTCGCTCACCTACCATCTCCCACCTGTATGTACAAATTAGCCTCTAATTTGGGCCACATGTTTCTAATATTCCTCTAAACCTCAACTCCATAAGTACCAATACTAACATTACTCCGGGCCAACTTCACGCACCTCGACTAATTTTGTGGGATACATGTCACCTCCCAACAACATCATTTActagataacttttttttgatGACAACAgaaacccgcagccgctaccctttgggtgcgcacaaGGTAAAACtcccgctcctatgcaatagctcgcaaaccacataggagagatAACCTGCACTAGGCAAGCCTGGTGCGACGAGCTCGGCCCAGAAGGCAAACCACTTGCTTTCactggcaaggggtttcgaacttgagacctccaacatgaaAGTCCTAAGCTCGAACCACTGGGTCATCCAGAAGGGTATGTGCTAGATAACTTTATCCACCAATTCTAGAACAAATGGGAAGAAATTACCTAGTGTATTTTGTCTCTGAGGAGATTTGAAACTAAGACATCATGCTTCTCAATACACTTGATTGACTACTAAGCATTATTATTTAATCAGAACATCATAATCTTCACAGTACAATCCCCATATAACTAAATCGCGTTCCAAACTACCCCTTAGGGCTTTAGTATACAATAAAAACTGCAAGTTTagctcaataaaaaaaaattgaggtaaGATTAGACAATATTATGGTGTCGAAATACATATCTAGATATATATGTTCAATATTCCATGAGAATGctttatatataaaactaaagTAGGATTGCTAAATATGACAGTGTTACGAGAGTAATATGTGCTAGGTAGATACCTACCAAAATGAAGACAAGTTCATTAAAATGATGATGGAACCAGAAATGTTGTAAAAGAGAGCAGACCATATCCACAAGAAAATTgtcaatgaattttttttataattataagtatctTATCAATGAAAACTCAATACCAAGCTACTACTGAGACAAAGTAAGACTTGAGGATGTTAAAATGGATGTATAGTCACTAAGATAAAGATTAGCTTAGAAATGATTACATTCCAAAGCAACTATATCTAACACACGTAGAGGATAAAGCAAGAAAAGGTTGGTATATCTTCCAAATGCACGGACCTCTAGTTGCCACACTATGATTTTGATACATTAAAGGAGAAAAGTGGCAGCATAAAATTTCATAGGGGAAGTTATTAGAAATGGTCGCGGTCTCTCAAATAGAATAGCACATGACCGAACACAATCAGCAGAACATACAAAAGCAAAAGATTTGCATATGTGATACCAACTACTCTCTCTGTTCCAATTTATGTGGCACCGTTTGACTTGAAATGAAGTTAAAGAAATAAAGGAAAGACTCTACTTATGTAACTAAtttgcatcttcttgatgcctTCAATGAAACatttacttcatcaaaaaaaaaaggaaagatttTTGAAATATGTGGTCTAAAATAAATCTTCAATATTTGTGTAGCTATAAATCATCCATTTagggtaaaaatgaaaaaagttagTTTTTATTCCTTTTGGGGTGGACTAAAAGTGAAAGTATGAGATTAATAAGGATTACTTTGTCGTGTTAGTGCACTTACGTTATCTTTGACATTAAGAGCCTTTTCAATTGTAAGTGCAAAGATAAGTTTCAGATTTAGAAATGTTTAGGTTCAGATAACCCCtgaattttgattatttctaAGTTTGAGTAATGGAATTAACTTAACCAAGCAGAGGGAAAGAAACATAAAACACTCATACAGCTAACCCAACTCGCTTGAAGTTCAGGCAAAGTTGTCGTATATTAATTTTGGAAACCAGCAGGGTTAATGTGTATCCAAAACATGCTTTCACAAGATGTTGGAGACTTGGAGCACGAAGAGGTTAGGTTAGGAATCGTCCAATCGAAAATGAGGGAACTTTGCAACTCCAGCTAATCCtatttaatattgaaaaaatgaGGGGACTTTGCAATTCCAGCTAATCCTATTTAATCTCTTTAGATTAGACTGGGAAAGTGAGACAAGCTCATTTACTTCTCTTTCACTCATGCCCCAACCAACATGAACAAAAGtacaaatattcaaaatcaacCATCCATCATACCCCTTTCTCTTCTCCTCAATCCTCCCTTTTCCTGAAGTAAGCACATAACTATGACTAGTAAAGAAGCGAGAAATAGCAAGGCGGATCCAGGTCCTATTTCGgataatgaaatatttgttgttTACAGCTTTAAAATTTGGAACAATGGAACAGCCTCTTAAGAAAAACATAACCCTGGTTTAGATTGATCCAAGTCGTGCCTTTAGCTTAATAGAACTCCATAATCATTCTGGAGTAATAGTTAAAACCAAAACATATTCCTCAGACTCGGATTGCAAACTAAAATATATTCACAACTCAGATGTTACTTTACGAGAACATATATTACACTGCTCATTTTTATCTGACTTGCTTTCATCTTCAATTGAATTTTCTCAGAAGAACCTAACACTCAAAAGAACACCTAAAAACAACTACTTCCAAACATTTCCAATGATTGCTCATTACTCATTATCCCTGTCAATAAGAGAATGACCAATCACATGATATAGTAATCGTTATGCATCAGATGAGAATAACTAATCTGGATAAAAGACAAAACAATTTAGTGATCAACAATAATGATGACTAAAGCAAAAGGGGCAATAACTAATGCCTATTAGCACCAAAAGTTACTAGGAAACCCACAGTTCCACACTAACCTTTGTACCAAAAGGACCTTCAGGAAAGTTAATGTCAAGAATATCCCTTCCCTAAAGAGAAACACAACAAATGTAATTTTCAGTCACTATCAATAACATTTGAATTAGTACACGTAATATCTCAACGCTAAATTAGTAAAACATGGTGATAACTCACTTGGAGCTCAGCTTCAAGCTCCTCACGCTCATGACCAGTTGCAATCGGCATTACATCCTCCACTTTCTTAACAACATTCTCTACTccacacaacaacaacaaaaaatgcaTACTCATCACATAAACAAAAAAGGAACCaactagaaaaaaatatcaaataacgCAAGTACAATAAATCAATCAAGTCACTCTATTCAAACTCGTAAGATCTGATTAAATTAGGGTTgagagtagagagagaaatgCGAAAGGATACCTGATACGGTACTGAAGTGGCGAGGGAAGAAAGTGACCGACGAACGGAAGGCTGCCGGAGATTGAGAAGAAGATACGGAGGTGGTGGCGGCGGCGGCGGCGGCGAATGAATTGGTTTTGGGAGTAGATCGAAGTAGGTGTAGGGTTCGGAGGTGCGAAGAGAGTTTTCTCGACATAGTGTGTGTTCAGTTGGATCTCAGGTCAGCCCCTGTGTGTGTATATAGATGGAGACTTGTTCTTATCAACGCTCTGTATCTTCTCTTTTTTGTGGAAATGAAATGGCAAATAAGGGTGCCACTGGCCGGCGGCTTCGGCCAAGGTTGACTCACTCGTATCGAATTTCTCTCAAGGGAAGCGTGTACTCgcactaattttttaatttttatagatatgaaattcaaacataaaacaatatcaaacactattcatgaaattaaaataaaatttctatatttgtaaactatatgaaaaatattatacaacacaataattgataatttgaaatatatgaaaaatttatcattaaagAACTTCAAAAGTTATCACGCAATTTGAGAGAGGGTACGTAATGTTACTTGAGCTCTATACTTTGAGGTCCATTTGGCTATTATAGTCTATAGCTCACTGACGTAAACTAAAAAACcaagaaacaaaatttaaattgagtaattatgaaaatctTAGCGACGAACATCTACTTCAAGCTTACAAATATAATGATCAAGAATCAAAGGTTCAATTATAAACCTATCTTTGCAATATCCTTAATTTCATCAATGTTAATCTTCATAAACAGAAAACATCTAATTTTTTCGAATATGAATAACTGATGATGAATGTTTAATACTAGAATcgtcataaataataaattcatatgaAACACATCGTATTTCACAATATCTTCCAACAAAAAAGAAGGAAGACAATGAAAAGGACTCATTTCCTAAAAGCTATCAAAACATAATCAAGGGAAGAAGGGATCTAAAACGTATCATGTATTGTGAGTAGGACATCGTCAAAGAACAACAGGGATACATCACATTCTCCTTTATAGGTTGTCACTGTTAAAGAAGAGCTAAATATCTTAATGATCTTATTCACTTAAATATCAAAACATACCAGATTTGTGCTTCTCTATTttgacacacacacacactcattCTCCTTCTCTCAGTATGTTAACTCTAATCTCCCGAATCCTGGCACACACATGATATACTATAATAGGACACCTACATTTTAACACTATTGAGTTAAGGGACCTAAGGGCCAAGGCATCACCAGTGGCATCATTTTAAAGGAGATGTCGTTGGAGGAGAATGTTCTTTCGTAGCTCCTACAAATACTGGTTGCCTAGCTGCCGATCTTGTATACACCTATGGTTTCAATGGCGTAGTCCTAATCAATTAACTTCTGTTTTTTCTTCCTGGAAACAGAATCCAGAGTTGTAGATTCATTGTCTGCTTTTCTCCTTAACTCGTTCAAGTCTTCCTCACTGACCAAGCCATTCAGCTTCTTGTTCAATGCATATGCTTCACCAAGTCTCATCTTACATTCTTTGCTTGCAGAATCATGGGAAACAACTGATACAAAGAAACACTGAATCAATATATGAACATTTACAGATGCTATCATTCGTTCATACAGAGAGGATAAAGCTAGAGATCCATCTATTAAGAAATGTAAATATAGCATATGAATATCACATGGCATGGCGGCAGGAACCAAAGATAAGTAACAGATTGAGCAAAATCTATCACACAAACATCTGGATTGAACTTCATCCAAGATCTCGACACCAATAGTTTCCAGCGTATCAACTAATAATGAATCAATTACTACACTATTCTTTTAGGCATTTCTGAATTCCCAAAATGAAAGAGATAAGGAGTCCAGTCTATGCTGAACTAAAATGCATGTTACTGAAGAATACAAAAACTGAGTACCATAAGAAAGAGCATATGCATGCAaataatatgtaaatatataaggCATAGAACATAACAAGTGTGAGTGTTAAATAGAAAGCCTTACTGCAAGTAACAAAAACGACTGACCTGGTTTGGGATAATCTACGCCAATGATGCATTTTGCTTTACGTTGGACACTTATAGGAGCAGTCCAAGGTTCATATATATACTCCTTAGGCATATCTGTCATTGAATTTAGATTGAATAATAAAAGAGAATGCAGGAAAACCATTGCATCAATAAGAGAATTAGTTCATTAGCATACCTTTTAAAACAGGAAGAAAATGCCTGATATAGTTCCCGGCAGGATCATACTTTTTTCCAAATGAGATTGGTGAATAAATCCGATTATACTGTAAATGGAGAACACCAACAATCAGAATTTTGTAGGTGATCCAGGACAACTGATTGAGACATGGAAAAATGTAAACTAAGAGCACTTCTAGGGAGAAGTATTTAGTATCACCtaattatttttgaagttttatatCGGAGCAAATAAAAGACCAACGTTTCATTCAACAGCTTAATTTCCTACAATGTGATCTTTGGATAGAGCTCCCCATAAACAACATAATTATGATTAACATTTACCTGGTAGAAAAATGAAGAGCATGATAGCCACAACCAGTTTCCGTTGTTGATTGCCCAATCAGAGTCAATAAGCAGTCTTTCAAAAACATGACGTCCTCTCTCCCAATGCACAAACTATCCACACAACAATAACCATTAAAAAATGcgaaattattcaaaaattaaaaaaaattatccaagTCTTAAAGTGACTAACCAGATCCCCACGAGTTAGAAAGCATGCTACACTGTGTCGAGCAAGATGATGGATCCAACCCCACTTTCGAAGCTGAAACATTGAGAAAATAAATCAGATACCCTAACGAATCTCAAATCAAACAAAAGTACACCAATAAGTATCTCTCAAGTATACACAGTGATAGTAAGCTCCGGCAATTTAACCTGGACCATTATGGCATCAATCCAAGGAAACCCTGTCTTGGAATCTCTCCAAGCAGCTAGCAATTTATCATCATTCTTCCAAGGTATCTGTTGGAAGGTAGACAGATAATAATTGAACAAGGAAAAACTCAGGTCCGAATGAGATAAGTCATATATAGTAAAATGTCAATTGTTACAACATGAGAAGTTGTTTAATAAATATAGACAATAACTAAAAGATTAGGCGACCAGAAAATTATGTGGACTTATATAAAAGACAAATTATAAGGCTTTCATCGACAGAATCATCTAAGTTACACTTCGGTAAAAGATGTAACACATGTGCTATCGAGGACAATAAGTGCAGTCATCGAGTAGTTTCCATAGCACAATATGACATTATGTAAAATGATGACTTACTGATAGtatactaaataatttttttggtaaaggAGGGTCAAGGACATCAAAGGAACCAAACTAAGAGCGGAAGGAAAAATTGGAGAAGGTAACATCCTACAGATAGTACTGGGAAGTTTAGATTGAGAAACAAGTGCTTGTGTGAGTGTCCTCAGTTCACTCATAATTTCCAGAACTAAATCATCAAATCAGATAAACAAGACGATAGAATTTCCTATCAAGTCCTCTGCATGATCTTGAGTTGTTGATACATCCAAAAGTTCTAGTCCACCGCCATTTGAACAAGTGTTATGACACTTCATACAAGAGATGATACCCAACAAGAACTCATAAAGACAATGATAAGAAGTAACCTAGCATCAAATAGAGGAAAAAGCAAAAGCACAAAGAAATGGAACTGAGGAACATGATCCAGATCAATGAAGAAGATTGCTCTCATCACCTGTTTGCATATTCTGTTACCCTTCATCTGATCAAAATTAGGAGTTCCAAAGGCAGCTGTGTAGAAAAAGTCGCGCCATAACAACTGCAGTAGTTGAAATTGCAAGTCACTTGGGTGCTGACTGTTGAGCTCTGAACATTAAACAACAAGTAAACTGACCTGTCCAAGAAGAGAAACAGGTGGAGAAGTATGCTTTTTAGAGCATTTCAGAATGTCCTGAATGCACTGGTAGAAGTACCTGGAAGAGAGACAACCAAACTTCCAAAAGAATTGGAGGGGCAAGAGATCAGAATATTTCAGAGCAATAACTACTAACTCATCCGTCCTATAAACCGCTCACCTTTAAGTAGGGTGATAAAACAGTTGTTGCTGGTTTTAGAAATGCAGATGGATTACCCTTGGGTTTCTCAAAATTTGCAACCCATTCCTGTACGAAAACGAGCAGTTC
Proteins encoded in this window:
- the LOC101262697 gene encoding (6-4)DNA photolyase, with the protein product MASGANSLMWFRKGLRLHDNPALEYAAKGSKFLYPVFVIDPHYMDPDPTAFSLGSSKAGLNRIQFLLESLADLDLSLKKVGSRLLVLKGDPGELLIRCLKEWSIGKLCFEYDTEPYYQALDEKVKGYVSGTGVEIFSPVSHTLYNPADIIHKNGGSPPLSYQSFLKLAGQPSWAATPLSTTISSLPRIGNTGSFAVSEVPTVRELGYEDLPEDEKTPFKGGESEALKRLRESIANKEWVANFEKPKGNPSAFLKPATTVLSPYLKFGCLSSRYFYQCIQDILKCSKKHTSPPVSLLGQLLWRDFFYTAAFGTPNFDQMKGNRICKQIPWKNDDKLLAAWRDSKTGFPWIDAIMVQLRKWGWIHHLARHSVACFLTRGDLFVHWERGRHVFERLLIDSDWAINNGNWLWLSCSSFFYQYNRIYSPISFGKKYDPAGNYIRHFLPVLKDMPKEYIYEPWTAPISVQRKAKCIIGVDYPKPVVSHDSASKECKMRLGEAYALNKKLNGLVSEEDLNELRRKADNESTTLDSVSRKKKQKLID
- the LOC101262088 gene encoding putative cytochrome c oxidase subunit 5b-like, with protein sequence MSRKLSSHLRTLHLLRSTPKTNSFAAAAAATTSVSSSQSPAAFRSSVTFFPRHFSTVSENVVKKVEDVMPIATGHEREELEAELQGRDILDINFPEGPFGTKEAPAVVKSYYDRRVVGCPGDEGEDEHDVVWFWLEKGKPHECPVCSQYFVLEVVGPGGPPDGHGSDDEGHH